The following nucleotide sequence is from Staphylococcus chromogenes.
TTTACTGTGAGTTTGTATGAGGTATCGGACAATCAATTTTTGATATACTAGTATTAAATATTTTAGGAAGGGGATACATAGCATGAAAGATACAAAAACTTTATTGAAACAACTTACAGACATTGATGGTATTGCAGGTCATGAATATGACGTTAAACAAGCGATGCGTGAGTTGATTGAACCTAACAGTGATGAAATGATTTTCGACAATTTGGGAGGCGTGTTTGGTAAAAAAAGTGCCGAATCTGGAAATAAAACGGTCATGATTGCGGGACATTTAGATGAAATTGGTTTTATGGTGACTAAAATCGACGACAATGGCTATATCAAATTTACGCCAGTCGGTGGTTGGTGGAACCAAGTCATGTTATCTCAAAAAGTGACTATTACTACAGAAAAAGGTGATAAAATTAGAGGCATCATCGGTTCAAAGCCGCCTCATGTTTTAAGTGCTGAAGAACGTAAAAACACTGTAGATATGAAGGCGATGTTTATTGATGTCGGTGCCAAAGATAAAGCTGAAGTTGAAGCAGCAGGAATCGAAATTGGAAATATGATTACACCTTATTCTGAGTTCGAAACATTACTCAACGATAATTACATGACAGCAAAAGCTTTTGACAACCGCTATGGATGTGCCTTAGCTGTCGATGTTTTAGACGAATTGAAAAATGAAAAAGTGGATGTGAATGTCGTTGCAGGCGCAAACGTTCAAGAAGAAGTCGGTCTTCGTGGCGCAAAAGTTGCAGCACACAAAATCAAACCGGACTTAGCGATTGCGGTAGATGTCTGTGTGGCTTATGATTCTCCAGGAATGGAAAAAGATGGGGATGTGAAATTAGGACAAGGACCAACAGTGATGGCGCTTGATGGCTCAAACATAGGGCATGTCGGTTTATTCCGCCACGTTAAAAAAGTCGCTAAAGCCCACAACATTGATTTACAATTTGATACGATGCCAGGTGGAGGGACAGATGCAGGTAACATTCATACGGCATTGGATGGTATTCCTTCTATCGTGATTTCAGTGCCATTGCGCTACATGCATTCTAACGTTTCTGTATTGCATCAAGACGATTACAAAAAAGCCGTTCAATTAGTCACTGAAGTGGTTAAAGCATTAAATGATGAAACGGTAGAAGATTTAATCTGGTAAATATCTCATTTATCGTCATAAGACTGTCCTCAAAGTTTTGACTTTGGGGACAGTTTTTTTATGTATTAACCTATTTTTACGGTTTTTAAAATAGTTATTGTCATTATAGGAGTATTCATGTTAGATTAATTGAAATACATCGAAGAAGGGGCGATATTATGCGACAAGCACAAAAGCGATGGATAGGCTATTTGCTCGTTATTATTGGAGCGTCGTTTTGGGGTGTTGGGGGTACTGTCTCACAATGGTTGTTTCAACATGCACACCTTGATGTCGGTTGGTTTGTCGCTGTCCGACTTATCATTTCCGGAGTGCTACTAATCGCCATCGCTTTTTTTACACAAGGCCCCAAAGTATTGATGATTTGGTGGGATAAACGCGCGTCATTCCAAATCTTCATTTATGGTATTTTTGGAATGCTCGCGGTGCAATTTACATTCATGTCCTCTATCAGTTATGGAAATGCCGCAGTGGCTACACTCTTACAATATTTAGGTCCTATTTTTATGATTTTTTATTTAGTAGTTACAAAAATGACGACTTTTGGGCGTAAGGAAGCTATTGCTGTCATATTAGCGTTGCTTGGCTCTTTTTTATTACTTACCAATGGCAATATAGAAAATTTACAAGTTCCGAAAATAGCGATTATTTGGGGGCTTTTATCGGCGATCGCTTTAGCATTTTATACGATTTATCCTGTGAAATTATTGGCCCGATGGGGATCGTTAAACGTTGTCGGTTGGGCGATGTTAATTGGGGGAATCGCTTTAAGCTTTATTCATCCGCCTTGGAATGTAGACCTTACACTTTGGACAGTTGAAACACATCTTTTCTTTTGGTTTGCGATTATTTTTGGGACGATGCTTGCGTTTTGGTTTTATATTGATAGCTTAAACTACTTATTTCCTCATGAAGCCGGTCTTCTCGGGACTATCGAACCGTTGATGGCACTTGTGACTTCTGTTATTTGGTTACATATTGGTTTTGGCGTATGGCAATTGATAGGCGTCATATGTATCATTATGATGATCGTCGTATTATCAGTGATGAAAAAATAGATTTAATGCGAAACGTATTTTTTAGACAAAGATATGAATAAGCGTAGAAGCGGTAAGAAATGGGAATAAGATTTCTTACCGCATTTTTATTTATGAACCCAACTTGATGACGTTAATGTAGCCTCTAGGTTATAGAGAAATGTTGGTTTATAGGGTATCATTCCAAAAAGTAATCTAAATGTTCACGAGGCATTAAAAAACGCAAGGTGAGAGACGATACTCAGCCTTGCGTAAAATTTAGTGGTGCATATTACCCATATCATGAATTTTCATCATTAAACCGTGGGGCACGTCGTCATGAGAGACAACTTCTTTTTTTACATAATGATGTTTGTCATATTTATCTGCAACAAGTTTTACGAAATCCCCTTTTTTAGGTTGGAAATCGCTGTCAGTTGGAAGTTTTACATTTTTTTCAACTGTTTTTTCAGATTCGCTAATCACTTTTTCTGCTGTTGTGTTATCTTTCATATAACCGTAGTAAGTTTCTTTTTGTCCTGACATCATAATTGCCACGATGACGATAATTGTTGCAAGGACCATAACTCCAATTAATATAAAACCTAATGTTTGTTTGTTTTTCATAGGTATGAAAGCTCCTTTTTTGAATATAATGCTATTGTATAGGAATATTCCTAAAAGCAAAAGGGGTTGAAATATCGACAAAATTGTGACGAACCTTTTTTGATGACAAAGATGAGTTTTTTAGTATGATTTTATTTCAAAACAATTTCATCAATGCTAAAATAAGCGTTAGCTCATCATGTAAGAGGTGATGATATGAGCTTTTATGAGTTTATGTTAGGATTTTTAGGAGATAAGACCCCTTTAGGAGAATTGGCGTCATTTGTAGTGAATGATATTGATTTTCCACGGGACTTAGTACATCCTCATGAAATACTAGCATATTTTCATAAACATACTACCGTGGATAATGATTTAATGAATATCATTAAACGCGCATTACATTTGTATAGCCAAATTTAAAGGGCGTTAAAGGGTGGTATGAGGCAGTTTTTTACATATAAGATTCACTCTTTATTGTAAAAACATGCCTTCACCTCTATAAATGTAAGGGCTTAGACAGTGTCTAAGCGCCTTATTTTTTTATGATAAAATACATATAGAAGAGTTGAAGGGGGAAGGGCGAATGGAAGGTAGAAAGGGCTCGTTAAAAATACAAGATCAGTGGTTCGTCGTCATAGGGATTGTCTTGATTGCATCCACACTACGCGCACCGCTTACAGCCGTTGGTCCTGTCATTGACAACATTCAATCTGACTTACATATCAATCATTTTATAGCGGGATTCATTACAACCATTCCTCTTATTATTTTTGGTTTGGTCTCAATGTGGGTGACACGCATTTTAAAACGGTTTGAAATGACGCATATTTTATTTGTAGCTGTCATTGTGACCATTATTGGCTTAGTCATTCGTATTTCTGGAGACTTATTGATGTTTGTGATTGGGACGATTATTATAGGCGTCTCTATTGCATTTTGTAATGTCACTCTGCCTGCTTATGCAAAGCAATATTTTCCATTGCAAATAGGTCTGATTACAGGAATTTATAGTGCCACGATGAATTTCACCGCAGGGCTAGGTGGGGGATTAAGTTATCCACTCTCGAAAGTCAGTGGTTGGGACTATCGTTTATCTCTCTCGTTTTGGGTGGTCTTTGCAGTGGTCGCAATTTTATTTTGGCTTCCTCAACTCAAAGTTAAAGTCAAAGCTGCTTTACAAAGGGACGAACCTCATGCTTATCCAATCATAAAGTCAAAACTGGCTTGGGCTGTAGCGTTATTAATGGCATTTCAGTCGATGTCATTTTACTGTATTGTCGCATGGTATCCCTCTATTTTAATAAGTAAAGGGATTTCACCTGAAACAGCAGGATATATGTTGATGCTTAACCAGTTTGCGCAACTTCCGATGACATTTACATTCCCAATCATTGCGGCAAAAATGAAAAATCAGCGTCGACTTATCCAAATGATTACAATCCTATTTTTAATAGGATTCAGCTTATTATGGAGTCAGCATGTAATGTTACTCATTCTTGCGATGATATTTTCTGGTTTGGCAATTGGTGCGTGCTTTAGTTTGTGTATGACACTATTTTCAATACGGGCAAAAACGACGCAAGGCAGTATGCAACTCTCTGGATTTGGGCAGTCTGTCGGTTATTGGATTGCGGCGATAGGCCCCTTTTTAATGGGGGCGTTATATGACTATTCGAATAATTGGAATAGCGCCATAGTGATGTTTTTAATCATGACTGTGATCATCTGTTTAGTTGGACATTATGCCACGCGAGCGGCAGTGATAGAAGATGAATTCGGAAAACAATAATGTATAAATAGAATAATGGCCACTTTCCAAATCATTCCAATTTGTGAAAGTGGCGTTTTTTTATTGGGAGGCAGTGTCTTCATTTAAGAGGTCTTTAATATATCGTGTCATTTCTTCTTTCATAGAGGGGTCATTGAGCGCAAAATGTAAGGTTGTTTTGACAAAACCAATCTTTTCACCGACATCGTAACGCGTGCCGTCAAATTCATAAGCATACACAGAATCATCTTGATTGAGACGTTCAATGGCATCGGTTAATTGAATTTCGCCACCTGCACCGACATCTTGCGTGTCCAAATATTTGAAAATCTCAGGGGTCAGGACGTATCTTCCCATAATTGCTAAGTTAGAAGGCGCAGTTCCTGGAGCCGGTTTTTCTACGAACTGGCTTACTTCATAACGTCGGCCTTGTTTTGTTTTAGGTTCTACAATACCATAACGATGGGTTTCTTCGTATGGTACTTCTTGAACGCCTATAACAGACTTTTGTGTTACTTCATATTGCTCGATTAATTGCTGAATCGCAGGTGTTTCAGACTGAACAATATCATCACCTAATAAAACGGCGAAAGGTTCATCGCCAAAAAATTGTCGTGCGGTCCATATCGCATGTCCCAACCCTTTTTGTTCTTTTTGACGAACGTAAAAAATATTTGCTAAGTCGGTGGAGTGTTGGACTTTTTCAAGTAAATCTAACTTGCCTTTATCTTTTAAGGTGGATTCGAGTTCTTTTTGATTGTCAAAATGATCTTCAATGGCACGTTTATGCTTTCCAGTAACGATAATAATATCCTCGATGCCAGCTCGTGCCGCTTCTTCAACGATATATTGAATCGTAGGGGTGTCGAGAATAGGGAGCATCTCCTTTGGCATTGCCTTTGTGGCAGGTAAAAATCTTGTGCCTAGACCTGCAGCTGGAATGATTGCTTTCTTTATTTTTGACATAAAAAAATAGCCTCCTAGCTCAATCTTTGTCATTAATTCCATTATAGTATAAAACTATGAGAATTACTAAAGGGAGCTAGAAGGCATATCTTATTCTAAATCATTGAATAAAGAAGTCGGTTGTTTATAAATATGAATGACTTTGAGTTGTGTCGGTAGCACCTTAATTTCTAAGGGGCCATTATTAAAATCATGAATACAAATATTTTTTCTTAAATGTTGCGTTTGTTGAATGTCTTGAATATGTTGTATTGGAATGTAAGTTTGATCATCATATTGTATCAAATTCCGGATGTTCATTGTTTCATCATCATAAGTCCGAATAATGACCAAATGTTTATCTCGAATAAAATCACTTGAGAGTTGATAGTAGGTGGGTTCATTTTGAAATTCTCTTTGACCGCCTAGCGTATTTGGCGTCAAAAAGATTGTATAATCAATATCTGTTTGTTTGTACATCGTATGATGCTGAATTTTAATATAATTATCTGTAAAAGGATGTAACAACTCTGAGATGAATGGCAACATCGTTTGCATATGGCGTGCGGTCAAGTAACCAAACTCATTCGTGTCGTCTGTTACTAACGGGATATTCATCGAAGTAAATGTTGGTGCCGTATGCATCATAAAATGCAACCAATCGCTAGGTTGATGAATGATATTTTTGTAAAACAATTTTTCAAACGCTGTTGATGTCAACCCGATTAAGGATAATGATGGCACGGATTTTTGAAGAGATGGATAGCTCATCAATTGTTGCCATTCATGCGTCATATGTTGGAAAGAGGTACTCGCATGAAGCTCATCATTGATAAAGTCGTTCACATCAAAAGTGTAGCCTGATATGGTCGTATTAAGTTTTTGCGCTTCTTCTAAAAAAGCATTTCGGTGATGAATCACGTCATGTGAGACGAGTAATTCGACTTCATATGTGTGAAATACACGAGCTAAGCGTTCTGATAAATAATCGATATCTTTAAATGTTAAAAAGCGCATATCAAACAATACGTTAACTTTAGGCAGCGCATGAGTTAAGGTAGGAATGCAATGTAAGAGCTTTTTCACCCCGTTTAAAAATTGTACTTCGAGTAAGTCAAACTCATAAAGTGAAGCAATCTTAAAGCTAAAATGTAAATGATGTGCGTTCATAAATTGAATGAGATGTTCTAATTGCTGACCTTTATTATGGGTGAGTGTCACATGTGATGCTTCTTCAAAATATAAGTAGTGCGGTTGTTTGGCGAGAACGTCTTGCATCGAATCGAAAAATTGTTGATAATGCCATAAGTCCTCCAAGCGATTCAAAGCGACTCTTATTTTAGGTAATTTAAATCTTGAGGGCTGAAGGATGGCATCAAGATCCAATTGAACTTTAGCCCCTTGTGTATGCGCTACAAATTGTTGATAGAGTCGTTGGAAAATATCTGAATTTTTTTGATGTATGACTATTTTTGAATTAACATTGGCTTGTGTTTTTTTATAAGTATATGGACTTACGCCAATGTAGTTTTTAAATTGTTTAGAGTAATTACTGTAATTTGAAAATCCAAAGTTCTGCGCAATATCATAAATTGAGTCATTATTCCATAGTAAATGTGGTAAGGATAAACTTAGCTTTAAAGTGACGGTATAGCTTTTAAAATTAAACCCGAGTTGTTCATTAAATAATATAGAGATGTAAGATGAAGACACAAAAAAACGTTGTGCTAAATCTTGAAGGGTGATTTTTTGTTCAATCTTTTCATGAA
It contains:
- a CDS encoding sterile alpha motif-like domain-containing protein; the protein is MSFYEFMLGFLGDKTPLGELASFVVNDIDFPRDLVHPHEILAYFHKHTTVDNDLMNIIKRALHLYSQI
- a CDS encoding EamA family transporter, which encodes MMRQAQKRWIGYLLVIIGASFWGVGGTVSQWLFQHAHLDVGWFVAVRLIISGVLLIAIAFFTQGPKVLMIWWDKRASFQIFIYGIFGMLAVQFTFMSSISYGNAAVATLLQYLGPIFMIFYLVVTKMTTFGRKEAIAVILALLGSFLLLTNGNIENLQVPKIAIIWGLLSAIALAFYTIYPVKLLARWGSLNVVGWAMLIGGIALSFIHPPWNVDLTLWTVETHLFFWFAIIFGTMLAFWFYIDSLNYLFPHEAGLLGTIEPLMALVTSVIWLHIGFGVWQLIGVICIIMMIVVLSVMKK
- a CDS encoding M42 family metallopeptidase; its protein translation is MKDTKTLLKQLTDIDGIAGHEYDVKQAMRELIEPNSDEMIFDNLGGVFGKKSAESGNKTVMIAGHLDEIGFMVTKIDDNGYIKFTPVGGWWNQVMLSQKVTITTEKGDKIRGIIGSKPPHVLSAEERKNTVDMKAMFIDVGAKDKAEVEAAGIEIGNMITPYSEFETLLNDNYMTAKAFDNRYGCALAVDVLDELKNEKVDVNVVAGANVQEEVGLRGAKVAAHKIKPDLAIAVDVCVAYDSPGMEKDGDVKLGQGPTVMALDGSNIGHVGLFRHVKKVAKAHNIDLQFDTMPGGGTDAGNIHTALDGIPSIVISVPLRYMHSNVSVLHQDDYKKAVQLVTEVVKALNDETVEDLIW
- a CDS encoding helix-turn-helix domain-containing protein — translated: MQSVHIELFEQFQSDSYRCFNAVELYFSLDGKLKIQHNGLNKEQYYQVAIINHSDLVKIHHAKALIKVTLPLHLLMDVQSNFMNGFFDDTKLYAHEQLREHIQSMLIYDNPEHQSKTLHTLIQLMLKECYMPCDNVYLPHMHVESDMLINVLNIIHEKIEQKITLQDLAQRFFVSSSYISILFNEQLGFNFKSYTVTLKLSLSLPHLLWNNDSIYDIAQNFGFSNYSNYSKQFKNYIGVSPYTYKKTQANVNSKIVIHQKNSDIFQRLYQQFVAHTQGAKVQLDLDAILQPSRFKLPKIRVALNRLEDLWHYQQFFDSMQDVLAKQPHYLYFEEASHVTLTHNKGQQLEHLIQFMNAHHLHFSFKIASLYEFDLLEVQFLNGVKKLLHCIPTLTHALPKVNVLFDMRFLTFKDIDYLSERLARVFHTYEVELLVSHDVIHHRNAFLEEAQKLNTTISGYTFDVNDFINDELHASTSFQHMTHEWQQLMSYPSLQKSVPSLSLIGLTSTAFEKLFYKNIIHQPSDWLHFMMHTAPTFTSMNIPLVTDDTNEFGYLTARHMQTMLPFISELLHPFTDNYIKIQHHTMYKQTDIDYTIFLTPNTLGGQREFQNEPTYYQLSSDFIRDKHLVIIRTYDDETMNIRNLIQYDDQTYIPIQHIQDIQQTQHLRKNICIHDFNNGPLEIKVLPTQLKVIHIYKQPTSLFNDLE
- a CDS encoding CynX/NimT family MFS transporter, with the translated sequence MEGRKGSLKIQDQWFVVIGIVLIASTLRAPLTAVGPVIDNIQSDLHINHFIAGFITTIPLIIFGLVSMWVTRILKRFEMTHILFVAVIVTIIGLVIRISGDLLMFVIGTIIIGVSIAFCNVTLPAYAKQYFPLQIGLITGIYSATMNFTAGLGGGLSYPLSKVSGWDYRLSLSFWVVFAVVAILFWLPQLKVKVKAALQRDEPHAYPIIKSKLAWAVALLMAFQSMSFYCIVAWYPSILISKGISPETAGYMLMLNQFAQLPMTFTFPIIAAKMKNQRRLIQMITILFLIGFSLLWSQHVMLLILAMIFSGLAIGACFSLCMTLFSIRAKTTQGSMQLSGFGQSVGYWIAAIGPFLMGALYDYSNNWNSAIVMFLIMTVIICLVGHYATRAAVIEDEFGKQ
- a CDS encoding DUF4889 domain-containing protein — translated: MKNKQTLGFILIGVMVLATIIVIVAIMMSGQKETYYGYMKDNTTAEKVISESEKTVEKNVKLPTDSDFQPKKGDFVKLVADKYDKHHYVKKEVVSHDDVPHGLMMKIHDMGNMHH
- the galU gene encoding UTP--glucose-1-phosphate uridylyltransferase GalU is translated as MSKIKKAIIPAAGLGTRFLPATKAMPKEMLPILDTPTIQYIVEEAARAGIEDIIIVTGKHKRAIEDHFDNQKELESTLKDKGKLDLLEKVQHSTDLANIFYVRQKEQKGLGHAIWTARQFFGDEPFAVLLGDDIVQSETPAIQQLIEQYEVTQKSVIGVQEVPYEETHRYGIVEPKTKQGRRYEVSQFVEKPAPGTAPSNLAIMGRYVLTPEIFKYLDTQDVGAGGEIQLTDAIERLNQDDSVYAYEFDGTRYDVGEKIGFVKTTLHFALNDPSMKEEMTRYIKDLLNEDTASQ